The nucleotide window CGCGGAAAGTCATCACCGTTTCTCCCGAGGACTCTCTGCGTCACCTGAAGGAGGTTCTTCGTCTTAACCGTATTTCTGGCACTCCGGTGCTGAGCGACGGTGAACTAGTTGGTATCATAAGCATCGAAGATTTGATTAAAGCGCTCGAAACGGGCGAAATTGATGTCGCCATCGGCGAGAAGATGACCAGAAACATCCAGACTGTGTATGCCGATGAGAGCATTGTGCAGGCACTCAACAAGTTCGCTAGCTTTGGTTTCGGACGGCTGCCCGTAATAAATAGAGAAGGAAAATTGGTCGGAATTCTGACTCAAGGCGATATCGCACGCGGTCTGCTCCGCCAGTTGGAAATGGACTATCATGAGGAGGAGATCCACCGTTATCGGGCTAGTCATATCTTTGAGGATATCATTTCAGATCAGACGGGCTTAATCCTACGTTACAAAGTGCGCTCACAGGATTTCATGCACTGCGGGGAGGCTGCCAGCAAACTAAAACGCGCCCTGGAAAGGCTGGGAGCTAAACCCGCTACAGTGCGGCGCATTGCGGTAGCCAGCTACGAGGCGGAGACCAACCTGGTCATCCACACTACTAAGGGTGGGGAACTTATTGCTGAGATCCAGCCTGAAAGAATCAGAATCGTTGCAGTAGATCAAGGCCCGGGTATTCCCGACATCGAGAAAGCCATGCAGCCAGGATTTTCCACCGCTCCTGATTGGATCCGCGAGCTAGGCTTTGGCGCGGGAATGGGCTTGAACAACATCAAGGCATGTGCCGACGTGATGAATTTGGATTCCAAAGTAGGCATTGGCACGCGCCTGGAGATCATTATTAACCTTGCGTAAATTGGCATAGGCTCGATGTGATTACAGTGAGGGGGCATCATGACACTAGGTGAGATTGCAGAAAGTCTGTCCTTATCTGTGCAGACAGCGAGCGAAAAATTGGATACTCCAGTAACAGGAGGATATGCATCAGATTTGCTCAGTTGCGTGATGGCCAAGGCACGCAAAGGCAACGTTTGGGTGACTCTGCAATCACATCTCAACATCGTTGCCGTTGCTTCCCTCCTGCAACTAGCTGGTATCATTGTGACAGAGGGCATGCCCCTGGATGTAGCTACCTTGGAGAAGGCAAATGAGGAAGGAGTTCCAATCCTGACAACTCCTCATACAACGTTTACTGTTGTAGCCCAATTGGGCCAACTAGGCATTCAGGGTGTAGAAATAACCAACGACAAATGACGAAATCCAAATGGCCAAATGATGCTTCGGTTGGGATTCTGTCATCAGGATTGGATCCTTTGACCTTGAGACCTTATCTGGCTGATTTACATGTGCACACTGTTTTATCCGCCTGCGCTGAGGTGGAAATGATACCACCCTTGATTGTGAAGCGCGCAGGCGAACTGGCTTTGGGGATTATCGCTATCACAGATCACAATTCAGCGGAGAACGTGGCTGCGGTTATGGAAGCGGCACAAGGCTTCGAGTTGAGGGTACTCCCGGGGATGGAGGTTCAGACCAAGGAAGAGGTGCACCTGCTTTGTCTGTTTGATTCACTCAAGCAGGTATTGGACTGGCAGGATGTGGTCTATGCTCATTTGCCTCCCCTCCGAAACAACCCCGAGTTTTTTGGCCCCCAATTCGTGGTGGATGCAACGGGTGATTTTGTGCGTTACAACGAGAAACTATTGTCAACAGCAACTTCCCTCTCCGTCGAGGAAGTGGTAACAGGCGTAGTGCAAAGGGGAGGACTGTGCATTGCAGCGCACATAGACCGCCCGTCTTTCAGTTTGTTGGCCAACCTGGGCTTTGTTCCGCCAGGCGTTCCTTTTGCTGCAATGGAAATCACACGGTGGGCTAACGCGAACGAACTGCAACATCACCATCCCTCGTTGGTGGGATATTCGTTTATTTGTT belongs to Chloroflexota bacterium and includes:
- a CDS encoding serine kinase, with translation MTLGEIAESLSLSVQTASEKLDTPVTGGYASDLLSCVMAKARKGNVWVTLQSHLNIVAVASLLQLAGIIVTEGMPLDVATLEKANEEGVPILTTPHTTFTVVAQLGQLGIQGVEITNDK
- a CDS encoding PHP domain-containing protein; translated protein: MTLRPYLADLHVHTVLSACAEVEMIPPLIVKRAGELALGIIAITDHNSAENVAAVMEAAQGFELRVLPGMEVQTKEEVHLLCLFDSLKQVLDWQDVVYAHLPPLRNNPEFFGPQFVVDATGDFVRYNEKLLSTATSLSVEEVVTGVVQRGGLCIAAHIDRPSFSLLANLGFVPPGVPFAAMEITRWANANELQHHHPSLVGYSFICSGDAHRLDEMCNLTILTLAEPTIAEISLALRGEQGRKVKVLAT
- a CDS encoding CBS domain-containing protein translates to MVVTKVQEEKSKGETKPHPEVTKLQELVYELKIEQVMTRKVITVSPEDSLRHLKEVLRLNRISGTPVLSDGELVGIISIEDLIKALETGEIDVAIGEKMTRNIQTVYADESIVQALNKFASFGFGRLPVINREGKLVGILTQGDIARGLLRQLEMDYHEEEIHRYRASHIFEDIISDQTGLILRYKVRSQDFMHCGEAASKLKRALERLGAKPATVRRIAVASYEAETNLVIHTTKGGELIAEIQPERIRIVAVDQGPGIPDIEKAMQPGFSTAPDWIRELGFGAGMGLNNIKACADVMNLDSKVGIGTRLEIIINLA